ctataaattttgagtaaaattttaaaacattaaaataatttttggaaaataaaatatattttaaatagtaaaattgaaagcagagaaggaaatttttgttacaagaagaagaaaaggaaatccCCTTTCGCCTATGCTCCACCGATTTTGCAACTGAATTTGGACTGCCGCccgacacacacacatatatccTCGGACCCAAGAACATGCCGGCCCACGGCGTCCTACTGCTCCCCACTCCGCTCAAGCTGTGAGTCCCATCCATTCCCTCATCTCCAATCCTCACTGCACTTGTCTACTTAATTTCCTCTTTTACTATGAATCTCATCACAACCATTTGCTTCCGTCTTTGCAGTTACCCTCCACTTGATTCCCGCTCTCAAACTTTCTGCTCGCTTTACCATCTTACaggtttctttattttctttctactcTAATCCCCCTTgtatctcttttctttctcttcatttttccgCTACACCCTACAACTGCCTAATTCCGCACTTTGTTTTACATGAAATTTGGTTGCTGTATTTTGTGACTCCTTTTACAGTAATCCCTCCTAATGTTCAATCCCATATTCTACTAGTGGGTTCTCAAAAAGTACACATCGTGGATCACAACATAAACCAACCctgcattattttatattttcaagtaATTAGGCATGTCAGGCTCAATGACTTGCTTGGCTTCTTTTGTATTCCTTTCATGCTTTCATGCATACTTCCGTTGTGATCACCTGCCTTTTCTCTTCACAGGCAGCAGGAACCAAAAGGTTTCCAAACTCAAGGCACGCTTTTGGGAGTCCATTAGATCAGGGTAATTGGAATTATATGATAACTCTAATATGTTATGGTAGCTATTTGCATACATGTCAACAAATGGCTCTTGCACAGATGTTTTCAATTATGGTAAGCTTAAAAAACAGCTTACTTGCTTATGCAAATAAGCAAATCTACCTCACAAAAGTATGGCTAGTGCTgtaattttccttttccacTTATCTAAATAGCTAAGATGATGTGCTGGCTACGCATGATCACATTACAACTGATTGTAGTTTGAACTTGATATGGGGATCCACAATCTCGAGACTTTTACCTGCTCCATGTTGCAGAATTTTAAAGAACAATACAGCACAAGTTATAGAACCACCTTCCACCgttgaagaagaggaagagtcCTTGCCCGAGGAATTTGTTCTTGTTGAGAGGACCTCACCTGATGGAACAGTTGAGCAGATCATATTTTCATCTGGTGGAGATGTTGATGTGTATGATCTCCAAGCTTTATGCGATAAGGTAATTAAAccattcattttgttttgctttccATCGTCTTGCTTCAGTGGACGATTTTTCATTATAGCATGCAATAGACAACATTTGTTTCCATAATGGGCTTGTCTATCGTTCATCATCAACTGCATTCATTCTAATCCTCTACCCCGGAGATGTACGATGTTTGAGTATCAGATACTTACTCTTTGCCATGGTAAGAGGGTTTTTTGCAGTCTCAAATTGGACCTGTGTCTCTCAACGAAGAAGGCTACTTATCACTGCCgcatcatattatttattgaagcATATTTATGAGAAAACTCACAATGCTAGTGTTGTGAAATACCATATGAAATGGATTTTAACttccctatttataataaagtagATTTTTGTGGGTATTAGTTATGCTTTCtttgcaattttcttctttgcttCACGATGTTATGACAGGTCCCTGTTGTTTTTTCCTGGTAGAATAGGAGTTTGCTTTCTTACTTTGAATTGTCTGATATGTAGGCTTTGTTCAAGTCTCTTTTCTCCTAATCATAAGCAAGCTCATTTCCTCATTGTGTTTCAGttgtttatttgctttttaGTATTTATGTTTCTGAATACATACCATTCCTTCTAATAGACATTGGATGAGAAATCTCTTGGTTCGCATGCTGGGGTGGTCTCTGGCAAAAACTTGCTGTGTTCATTCATTCATGTTGATAAAAGTTGTAGCTGAATAATATTTGAGTTAGCTGCAAAACTTTGGTGTCTCTTTGATGCCTTCTGGACTCTTTGAGTGCGACTTTGATAAGTTttagtttattatatatttggggGGGCCTCAGGTAATGATTCATGCATTCTATTCTTGATTATAAAGCTTAGTTCAGTAGAGCGGAGTTGGGGCATGCAGTTATAGTGCATTAACATGTGTCAAAGATTGGTTTTAGACATCTCAGCCTGCATACCTTGTTAGCagatattattatcaaatgatttcttgaaattatgttGCTATCTTTACATTCACATTTTCCTGGTACTTGTTTCTTCTCTCAGTTGGTTTTAGATTTATAGGTTGAAATTAAGttcttataataattttccatCACCCTTTTAACAGGTTGGCTGGCCCCGGAGGCCACTGTCAAAGCTAGCTGCAGCTCTGAAAAATAGCTATATAGTTGCTACTTTGCATTCCATAAGCAAACCAGCCGGAGAAGGTATTAGTAACAGGACTTTCTGGTTACAGAACCTAGCTTTCACCTTAAACGACGTCTTAACATTTGTGtttctcttaaaaaatatgtttctaATATAtgtaacaattaataatacgGTATCAAATAAACTAAGTGACGGACATCTTAGTGTACTTTGGCAAGTTACTTGGCAGAGGGAAATGGCCAGAAGAAGTTGATAGGCATGGCCCGTGCTACATCAGACCATGCTTTTAATGCAACAATTTGGGATGTTCTTGTTGATCCTTCTTATCAGGTACTCTTATACCATTACATAAGACCAAACCTCATTAATTGAAGCTAAGTTATGCTGCTTGCTTTCCAACTGAAATCAGGATACCGATTTGTACAGTTACGGATCCTGGCAAAATAGATAGCAGGATCTGTTGGCTacatttgatgatttttcttataaatatcgGCCTTGAGATAACTTTTTCTCATACTACAAAGGAAACTCAAGAAATACTAATTCTTTATGCCATATTTCTTGGTGCAAACGCAAAATCAGGGTGGTGATGATGTTGTAATTCACTTTTGAATATGGCGTTATGTTTTTATAAGTTACTATCACAACACTTGTAACTTGAACTCAGACTAGAACCTGCATTATTATTCTTGTACTGGTAAAAGGtatatctatattttgttGGTTGGAGGGTATTTTGAAATGTTAGTTCTTTTGCTAACCCATAGTTTATATCTTCATTTGTTTGGCATGGATGTAATTTTGACGCTGCCTTGTGTATtgtgtatttgtattttgattaatgtgCTTGTGATTTAGGGCCAAGGACTTGGAAAAGCTCTTATTGAGAAGCTCATACGGGCTCTGCTGCAGCGGGACATTGgaaatatttctctttttgcagATAGTCAAGGTATATCAACAATCATATGGCGACCAGTAGAGAAGAGCTTCAAAATCTCTGCAGTAAGactttaaatttctttaactTCTGGCAGAGGATTAAAATCTTGTCCATTGAAATTGGTACAGTTGTGGAGTTCTATCGAAATCTAGGTTTTCAACCTGATCCTGAGGGCATTAAAGGGATGTTTTGGTACCCAAAGTATTAGTTGACCTCCAGTGTGCGCGACCACCTTGCCTGCTTATTGGTTGATAATTTCCTGCTCCTATCAATTACTGTATACTGGTGAGCAGAGTTTGAAGGGCGTGAACATGTACAATAAGCGTATGTAGAATTCCAATACCAGATGAATGGGTTCTGAAATACATGGATTGCGAAATTACTACCGTCTATTATTCTCGATGATGAAATGCAGAATGATTGATCTTGAAAATGTTTATATACGCTCTATGCGATTCTATGGTGGAAGACATGGAATATCAAAAGGTCAACTATGTATTTAAACTATACTGCTTCACTTTTCAATCAAACTGTAAAGGTGTTAATTGTAAGGAGGACAGAGATAATGTGAGCATCAGGTGAAAACTTGTTAGTCACATGGTACAAAGGTGGAGTATTTCATGGTAACAAATGTTTTAGTGGAGGAGTGATGCGATtcacatacaaatatatatacacatgtaaAGTAGAACTATTTGGATTTGGGTTAGTAAGTtaatctttgaatttttcatagTATGCCAATTGGTATGTTGTTGACTTGAGAATTTGATAATGCAAATTGGAGGCCAAGTTGATCCCTCGTTCACATTTAGgaattgaattataattataaagtaattaaCTGTTACACTCAATACGCAAGTGTTTATTTGTTAAGGAGCGGACGTTTTTCCTCCGTATCAACTGGACGTAATTAACTGAAACAAAAATACTCTTTCGTATTATAAGAAAAGGGAAATGATGCTGAACCTTTGAATTTATGAAATTCATGTCTATCTTTTATGAAACTCATACTAATCACGATGGGATGAGGAGGGATAGCTCAACTTAGTTATCAAATGGAATTAAtcattacaattaaattatctGCAACATTGCCACCAGAAATATGCAACAACAACTACaactatttgttattaataataccaagaaagaagaatgTAATCAAGTGGATAATTCTCATGGAAGAAAGACTGGAACTTGATTTGTTACCATAATTCAAACAGTACGGCTTTGGCGCCATGAGaagagaggagaggagaggagaggagaggagaggagagtcgtattttgaattttttatgatgatcTCCCAACTCCCACCCTTCCCAAACTTCTCTAATTTTCATATGCTTGACAGCGCCATTTACCGAATGCTCATTGATTTCTTCAAACTTCAGTTTTTCTGACTGCTTCCCAATTTTATTCTGTACCAATCAGCGATCACAACAATCTTTAGTGATTGCTTGAAGAAAGTGTGCTTTAGTGCCCATATATATGCATTCCACTCGACCAACCCACTCATCTCACCTCTATGTATATGATCATTTCTTTTGGACCTCTTCATGGATCTTATCATTATGGGTTTTTGAACTATATCCTAAGCTTTGTTCTTGTCACACTTGCAGATGGCGGACAAGACGGTTTGTCTGGTTGGACTACTTGTTGCGGTTTTGTTATGTTGGTTTCCTCCAATGGCATATGCCCAGATTACTGATCCACAAGAAGGTTTATCTTAGCTTCTATTCTTTTCCATGCATACATGTGGATGAAACCTCCCACCAAAGCTACCTTGCATGCCGCGCATATTTTGTCCTATAAATGTTCATATTCTAATCTAAATTTTGCGTCTACTGCAGTTGCCGCCTTACTGGCAGTTCGTACTTACCTCAATGATCCCTACAAGAATCTGAATTGGACCAAGAAGCATGATCCTTGTGCCTCCAATTGGACAGGGGTCATATGCTACTTAGATACTACTGATGGTTATATGCATGTTAAAGAATTGTATGTACTTCTCTTCAGTGCCTTTCTCACATTTCTGTCTTTCTTAGGAATTGCCTTGATTTGTTAGTTTCACCATTGACCAAAAATAGATTGCACCGCTATACGGAGTTATTTCACTCTCTACTTTTTATCATACTCATGTATGCGCAAATCTGATGCTGCCTGATTCAGGTCTCATATGCCTATGCTGGAGTCATTGAATCctatttgcttatttttgtatcaattATTCGTACTACTTCAGGGCTGAAATTCAATCTGGGACCGTGTTGCATTGTCCGTGATTGACCCATATTTGTCGGGCAAGCTCTTTGGACTTCCGAAATTAAATCTGTACTGTTAAATGCATAGTATGGCTAAAGACTAAACATCAATCAGCTTAACCCTTTTGGTTCCCAAATATGTTTGAAATGTACTTGTATCACTAAAATCTCATTAACTATAAGTTGATTATTGTTCTCTAAATTCTATACACATGCAATTTCATGGTAatgaataaaaggaaaatagataaaggaaaaagagttcccaattatatcatttttcacGTTATGTTCTTATGTTTTATTCATTCTGCTCACTCTTGGCTGTGCAGGCGCTTACTTAGATTGAACCTGTCTGGAACATTAGCTCCAGAGCTTGGCCAGCTCCCccatatgaaaatattgtgaGTCCTCAATAATGTGCATCTCTACTTGTATATCACTTGAGGGATCTTATGTTAATAGTACTTTCAAGTTTACTACTTAAtattaactttatttattcACTAACTGAGCATTCGAGTGTGTTATTTGCCAGGGACTTCTTGTGGAACCACATAAGTGGAAGCATACCGAAGGAGATTGGCAATATTACTGCACTTGAGTTCCTGTATGATGAgatctcatatatatttgactCTGCTAATTAAGTAGCTACTCTTGTTGTTCAGTGAATGAGATCCTAATATGTAAAGCAATTGACGATATTACTATCTTTAATGTACATAGTATAAGACTTTATTATCCAAGGGACAGTTAATTTTTCCTCATCCCAAGTTGATGATCCTTTCATGTTATCATGAAGGTAAACACATAGCACATAGAAGATTTTGGTATAACTTGAATAATGCTCCTCTTCAGATACTTTCTGCATCCAATTCAGCAAAGCTAGTAACTATGCTCATTTTACCAAATATTGGatgcaataataaattattcagCATTGAGTGACTACTTCCGAgacaatatttatgattttacatGGTAATTTCTCCTCTTAATTTCAATGTAATTTTGGTTGTTTCATCCAACTAAGACCTGGTACTGTGTGATGCTATGAGAAGCTAATAACACTACTGTTTGTGTAACAGGCTTTTGAGTGGAAATCAAATATCAGGTTCTCTACCGGATGAACTTGGTTATCTTCCCAACTTGAATAAATTTCAGTTGGACCTGAACATGATATCAGGACCAATTCCCAAATCATTTGCAAACTTACCCAAAGTTCAGCATTTGTGAGTATATTTCATAACAAAGTGATTAGTCACTTAAGGTTTAGAACTTTGTACTCTTGCTTAATCATTGTTGATACTGAATGCAGCCACATGAATAACAATAGATTCAGTGGTCAGATTCCGCCTGAGCTTTCTACCCTTCCTTTACTTAAACACTTGTAAGCCCCTGACTAAATTCATCAACATAGTTAAAAGTAGATGTAGAAAATGCATGCATCATATGTCACATTACTTATGTATTGATAAACTTGATATTGACAGCCTTCTTGACAACAACAATCTGTCCGGGTATCTTCCACCACAGCTCTCACAAATGCGTAGCTTGACAATTCTGTATGTGTTGTTTATTACTACTGCAGTAGATTTTGCTTTCTTCTGCTTCTTATTGTAGCTCAGTCTGGACTACCTGAACCTCCTTTTCAAGCATTAGTGTCTTAATGATTTCTCCCTCGGCCCAACTATTCATTGCAGTCAACTGGACAACAATAACTTCTTTGGGAGTGTGATTCCAGATTCTTACAGCCAGATGCCCAAGCTCTTGAAACTGTATGGCTGTCTACcatttttttgagaaaactaTGCAGTCACATGCGAATAATGGAAGCATTTGCATTATCTATATAATAAACATATGTCAGTGATTTTTTGGTGCATGCATTCAATTTTCT
The nucleotide sequence above comes from Sesamum indicum cultivar Zhongzhi No. 13 linkage group LG11, S_indicum_v1.0, whole genome shotgun sequence. Encoded proteins:
- the LOC105174689 gene encoding acetyltransferase NSI translates to MPAHGVLLLPTPLKLYPPLDSRSQTFCSLYHLTGSRNQKVSKLKARFWESIRSGILKNNTAQVIEPPSTVEEEEESLPEEFVLVERTSPDGTVEQIIFSSGGDVDVYDLQALCDKVGWPRRPLSKLAAALKNSYIVATLHSISKPAGEEGNGQKKLIGMARATSDHAFNATIWDVLVDPSYQGQGLGKALIEKLIRALLQRDIGNISLFADSQVVEFYRNLGFQPDPEGIKGMFWYPKY